A part of Antechinus flavipes isolate AdamAnt ecotype Samford, QLD, Australia chromosome 6, AdamAnt_v2, whole genome shotgun sequence genomic DNA contains:
- the LOC127541394 gene encoding translation initiation factor IF-2-like, with the protein MRAPAPFSLPPSSVSCLHWPASTRPGTLEQQRQAQGGRRKTNANFNGRAGRAKKRSSCPRAGGVARGVLAPRSPEQALAGAPARTPGGWWEVSACGVRGGCLDGRGNFKAGKSRGFHAAADLWVGNRTEQEPRGESDAAVAGGRRAALPLPPGICVCGGRARADSCVLVAAAGGGGGGAGRAAGRGPGAGRTRRRRVGGPLLRAPGSVSPPPPPPPPPPPLGGSCCGAGGRGSGWERGREQGAGRRRAAVLSPPLPVELLLLPGRPRPAPFGLLALGDCGGCPSAQRGGSEARRPSAGTRLADSLVNHLQKSGFLMYQTPCLSLKLKFDITDKQH; encoded by the exons ATGCGCGCGCCcgctcccttctcccttcccccatcctcagTGTCCTGTCTGCACTGGCCTGCTTCGACACGTCCAGGGACTCTGGAGCAGCAGCGCCAGGCTCAAGGCGGGAGGCGGAAGACGAATGCAAACTTTAACGGCCGCGCA gGACGTGCGAAGAAGAGGTCGTCCTGCCCGCGGGCCGGCGGGGTGGCCAGGGGAGTCCTAGCTCCGCGGTCCCCGGAGCAGGCGCTGGCGGGAGCCCCGGCTCGGACTCCGGGGGGGTGGTGGGAAGTTTCCGCGTGCGGGGTGCGAGGTGGGTGCCTAGACGGACGCGGGAACTTTAAGGCGGGGAAGAGTCGGGGATTCCACGCAGCTGCCGATCTGTGGGTCGGAAACAGAACCGAACAGGAGCCGCGCGGCGAGTCCGACGCGGCCGTGGCCGGTGGCCGCAGAGCGGCGCTCCCCCTCCCGCCGGGGATCTGCGTGTGTGGGGGGCGCGCGCGGGCGGACTCGTGTGTCCTGGTGGCGGCAGCAGGAGGCGGAGGGGGCGGAGCCGGGCGGGCTGCAGGGAGGGGGCCGGGCGCGGGGAGAACTCGGCGGCGGCGGGTTGGGGGACCATTGCTGCGTGCGCCGGGCTCAgtgtcgccgccgccgccgccgccgccgccgccgccgccgttgGGGGGGAGCTGTTGTGGAGCGGGCGGGCGGGGGAGCggttgggagagagggagggagcaggGAGCAGGGAGGAGGCGCGCCGCTGTTTTGTCTCCTCCTCTCCCTGTGGAACTGCTCCTGCTGCCGGGGAGGCCCCGGCCGGCTCCCTTCGGACTCTTGGCCCTCGGCGACTGCGGTGGCTGCCCCTCGGCCCAGCGGGGAGGGAGCGAGGCGCGGCGGCCCTCGGCTGGGACTCGACTCGCAG